In the genome of Passer domesticus isolate bPasDom1 chromosome 2, bPasDom1.hap1, whole genome shotgun sequence, the window TTTCCATCAAGATTTAAATATCGGAGAGGAATGCCTTGAAGGTTTGGTACAAATGTTAGCCTGTTTCCAGAGAGATTTAAATTCTGGATGTTGGGAATGCTCTTTTCATGGTGTCTTGTAATTGTGCTGAGCATATTATTGGATAGATCCACATTCAGGGATTTACCTTGACCTTTTGAAGCAAAAATGTCCATAGCTATATCCAAAAGTTTGTTATTGCTCAAATCTATGTCACTTAGAGGAGAACTGGAGAAACAGTTCTCCGGAAGGACTTCCAGAGAGTTATGACTCAGATCCAAGGACTCCAGGTAGCGAAGCCTGGAGAATGTAGTGGAGGAAATCTTGGCAATTTTGTTGTAGCTCAGGTCGAGACTCACCAGGGTGGTGTATCCAGGGCCAGTAAGCATAGATTCATTTATTGTTTCCAGATTGTTTGATGATAGATCCAAGTAGGAGGTGTCCAGAGGGATTGGGACAGGAACAATGTGTGAGCCTATTCCACTGCAGTCCACCTTGGTCAGGCTAAAGCTGTCAAAGAGACCAAAGGTTTCCACTTCACAGTGGCAGCCAGGGAAGCAGGTTTTTGTGGTACCAAAGCAAGGAAGTAGAAGCAGCAAATTGAAGCAGGCCAGGAAATGCATTGTTCTCctggaaaacaagaaaacaggAAAGCAGATTTAATTGCTGTAGAAATTACTTTATGAAGGATGTGTAACTGTTTGATTTTATGTGGTCTTGTCCTTTGTCTTTACAAAGGGAAAGATTAAGCATACCCTTAAATAGCATGGATATTCCAAAAACTTCTCTCATGTTACGAACCCCAGTGGGAACTtaatggaggagaaaaaaaatgggtcAGCAGTCTTTACACGCATAACCAAATTGAGGCAAAATTGGAAATGAGCTGTAAGAACAGTAGGCTGCCTTAAAGCAAGACCTATCAAATGCATATGCTCTTGACTGGACCATGGAAGAAAAGGCCAGCTCCTTACTGCACAAATGGACATCCCATCTCCCTTCCTTGGACTTCACATGTAAATTTTAGAAGTCTGGATTTGTATCAGGTGGCTAAAAACAACCCTCCTTGTCCTGGAGGCAGCTCCTACCAGAGCAGAGGAACCGAGGCTTGTTCAGTCTAACCCAGTCTTTGCTGTGGTGGGCCCAGCCCCCTGCACAGTGAAGAGAGGCAATTTACTTCATATAGAGTCTTTGGGGAGCCTCTGCTAATTGCATTAAGTAGTCTCGCTGATTAACAGGGCCAGTTAGCAAGGAGTTCTCTCCATTGCTTTGGTTTTGACCTGTCTCCCTCCAAGACATTTCTGTCTCTCCATCATCTCACACAAGAGAGGCAGAGAGCTGATCTGCATGCTGCGGCTTTGCTGAACCTCTTCAGATGGCATCCTAACAACTCGCCCACACACCAGTGGGCAACAACAGCTGCATGATTTCCAGAGACAGCCAAAACAATATTTAGCTCTGCATCTCTGGAGAGGGTACATAGGAGCATGTCAGCATCCTGCAGGTCAGCACAGAGGCAACAAGGACTGTCCTCACTGGTTCCTATTGCAGTCATGGGTGATGACTCCCCATGCCTTACAAAGGAGTTCTCCAGAAGgctggaaacaaaaaaaatctcaccaaACCAGACAAGCAGATCCATCAGCTCTGGtccttggctgtgctgctggccatAAATAGACAATCACATGCCAACTGCTCATTTaacaagaaaaatgtaaaagaaatcCCTTTAAATGAATGTTCCCATCCCCACTTCAGCCTCCCTAGTCTCTTACCTTTCCCAACCCTGGCTTAAAAGCTTTTCATTAACTTCCTTGCAGTATCGTGTTTCCCACACACCCTTTGATCTGGCTGAGATTCCTTCCTCACAGCTCTTGCACCTTCCCAAGACCATTTCCTAAAAATTCACACTTCATCTCCCCTCACCCACCTCTTGTATTCAGTTTCTCTCCCTTTTCATCATGGTCTTCTTGGCCCTGCTCTCATTTCCAGGAGATTGACTGGGGACTACTTGCCAATGTGCAAAAAAagcacaaaggggaaaaaatgttgcaaaaatactGTCCTGATCACTGATGTGACTTGTATGGCAGCGTCTCCCAGACCTCCTGCAAATAGGGAGCAGAGACTGGGACTCTGGCCAAGTTGCCTGCAACTAAACTATTGCTAAAGGCCCCTCTGGGGTCCATTATTCCATAGAAACAACAGAAAATTGGTAAGATGAGCCCTAGCCTCAGCCCATCTCAGCTGTTTCTTGAGAAACACATGTGTGTGCAGAGAGGACATAGAGGGTAGGGCTCTTCTCTGTAGACACTTTTTCAGATATCCCTTTCCTAATGACATCAAGGCTGATCCTCTCTGATTCTGTGCAGACAGACATGTTGCCTTCTGCAGTCCCTCCTAAAATAAATactactatttttattttttcatgaagCTGCATTTGGATTGCACTGAAATGTTTTATTACTAGGGGAAGTTACAGCAGTGGGGAGTTTCTTGTAAACTAAAACTGCAAAACCTCAACTGTTAAATATCTCACATACAGGGAAATACCTACATTGGTATCAGCCCAGTCTACTGGCATTTCTTCTCCCAAATTTTACCTAGTGGCTATTCATTTGATGTCTCTATATGGAAAGGACCTTCCAAATTCTCCTTCAAAAGTGCGGCTTAATTCCTCATAGAATTGTTTTAGCTCTGGTGGGAGCTGAATCATACAGCAGGAAGTCCAAAGACACACCAGTGTGAAATTCTGCTTTCTTAGCACTGCTAAAACTTTCATTGGCTCCTTATGGATCACCTGAACAAAAGTAAGAGGACAAAATCCAAAGCCCTAATTTAACTGGGAACAGACATTTAATAGGGCCTGTAGTGGGAGGACAAGGGATAATGGTTTTGAACTAAACCGGGGTGATTCAGACTAGATCTGAGGAAGAGGTTTTCTATGATGAAGGTGGTAAAACACTGGCACATGTTGTGCAGAGAGGTggtagatgccccatccctggaaatattcaagtccaggttggatggggctctgagcaatctggaCTAGTTGAAGATGTTCCTGATTTTTGTGGGGAGTTGGACTGGGTGATCTTTAAAGGGTCTATTCAATCCAagctattctatgattctatgaattgAGAGAAGATTGAAAACTTGTGCTGGGCTTTGATATGGACCTGCTCAAACCCTTTTGACATGGGAATTCCCCTCCTGATCAGCCTCAGAAATGATTGCCAGATACAGT includes:
- the TSKU gene encoding tsukushi isoform X1 → MHFLACFNLLLLLPCFGTTKTCFPGCHCEVETFGLFDSFSLTKVDCSGIGSHIVPVPIPLDTSYLDLSSNNLETINESMLTGPGYTTLVSLDLSYNKIAKISSTTFSRLRYLESLDLSHNSLEVLPENCFSSSPLSDIDLSNNKLLDIAMDIFASKGQGKSLNVDLSNNMLSTITRHHEKSIPNIQNLNLSGNRLTFVPNLQGIPLRYLNLDGNPLVKVEKGDFTGLKDLIHLSLSGLHGFWELSPQSFKELQALQVLDLSNNPNLKSLSAEVIFGLNSLQELNLSGTGISSLPKTLLKYLPSIKSITLGKDIQCLKTIKEGQYHRQIGLTKKEILSCHDSHGSIAAAPYVL
- the TSKU gene encoding tsukushi isoform X2; protein product: MENMFGCWKVVAVLAQQFLSREEKSKWKSPRWKNVKWRTMHFLACFNLLLLLPCFGTTKTCFPGCHCEVETFGLFDSFSLTKVDCSGIGSHIVPVPIPLDTSYLDLSSNNLETINESMLTGPGYTTLVSLDLSYNKIAKISSTTFSRLRYLESLDLSHNSLEVLPENCFSSSPLSDIDLSNNKLLDIAMDIFASKGQGKSLNVDLSNNMLSTITRHHEKSIPNIQNLNLSGNRLTFVPNLQGIPLRYLNLDGNPLVKVEKGDFTGLKDLIHLSLSGLHGFWELSPQSFKELQALQVLDLSNNPNLKSLSAEVIFGLNSLQELNLSGTGISSLPKTLLKYLPSIKSITLGKDIQCLKTIKEGQYHRQIGLTKKEILSCHDSHGSIAAAPYVL